Part of the Chlamydia muridarum str. Nigg genome is shown below.
AGAAGGGAAAGCTCCTCCTAAGAGAGTGAATGAATTGTTGTTAGCAGCTATGCGTGATGCATAATTGATTGCGATATCGATACAGTGATAAAACCCTCTCCATAAAGTTATGGAGAGGGTTTTTTTATGAATTATAAAACACCATTATTTAGGTCGAGACCTGTATTTTTTCCTTCTAGGGCTAGGTAGGGGAGATGAGTCCTCATCATCAGAAGACTCTTCTTGATTTTGTCTATGATCCTCTTTATTACGGTGATGACGAGCATTCCGTTCACTTCGAGATGATCTTACAACACGACGTTTTGCTTTAGGAGTAGACGTTTTTGAAGAGGTAGAGGAGCTGCTGATTCCCGAGATATCTCCCAGAGCAGAGGTTTCAGCAGAACTTAAACCTGCCCGAGGTGTGTAATAGACGTCATCAGAATCACTCCCCGAAGGGCTTCTTCTGTTTAATGGAGTATGCAGGATCGATTTTGTATTTGGTAACTCTTTCTTAATGTTAGAAGTGTTGGGAAAAAGCTCTTTTTGGCGGAGTAAAGATTGAGAGTGGAGCACTTCTTCAGATCGCAGAGATCTCTCTGTGTTTGCGATTGATGCAGGAACTTGGCTCCCTTTGTTGGGCATTCCGGGTTTATTACGTCGAGTTTTATCTTTCCTTGCGAGGGAGGAATAACGAACGCTTGTTTGTAGAGAGCTTTCTTTACTTTCTTTAGGGAGTTTGTTTTCCCAGGCTGCTGACTCAATCTGTTTGATTTTATTCTGTTTTTGCCATTGTGAGCGGTTGCTTAAATATTGATAAGTCACTTTATGCAAAGACATTAAGGCAAAGCCTAGAGTCATAGAGCCCATCAAGAATAGTGGATTAGCTAGGATTACAGCCCCTCCTCCTACAGCAATAGCAGAGAACATCAGTCCAGCAGCCGTTCCTGTTAAAATAAAGGGGAGGGAGACTGCCGCTACAGTATCTGCAACTTCTTTACTTTTTGGGGATTCGGCAAGGTCTGAGACAAGGAGTGTTACTCCTAAAGCCCCAATAGCTAAAGCCGGGGCAATTGCAAATAATGCCAATCCGGACCCTTGAGTCCACAGGATAATACTAACAATACAGAGAATACTGATAGCTATCAGGGAGATATCATAAACGTAGCGCAGTTTGGGGTGGCGATCAGGGGCTGTCAAAAACCTTGATAAAAGCCCCTTTACCTGGGGCGATGTTGTTGGCGTTATTGGGGCCATAATTTTTACCAAAAAACAAAAAACGCTAAGTACCAGAACTATTATAAGATAATATAAGAGTTTTAGTGAGACTGTTTTTAATAAAAGGTTAAGATCTTAATTTAATATTTTTTGTATGCAGAAAGAGACTGATTGGGAGAAGTAGGTTGTGTAGATAGGGACGGGCAACTGAGATCGGGAGCGGATGAAGAACGAGAGAGCTTTGTTGTCGTATTTTCAATTTTGAGAGGAGAGGAAGGTTTATGTTCTAAAGCAGGGAAAAGGTGCGTGTAAATTTGGAAACAAGTCTCTGTGGTGGCTAAAGCCATACCGATCGATATTATGGGGAAAATAAACTCAGGAGCCCAAGCGACGCAACTGACAATACCGACAATGATAAGCGCTAAGGAAAAAAGGGAAAGGAAAGTTGCTAGCATGTATCCAGAACAAGCATCCAAGCGTCTATGGCATAAGCTAGAAATTATGCCTTTGATAGGAAAAACGAACAGACCCGCTGCACAAAGTACTGGAAACGTAATGAGTTTAAGTAATCCGAAAATAAACCCTGCGAGAGAAGCTATATACAGTGCCGCCTTAGGATGTTTCTGAGCTAAAGGGCTCATATAGGAAGCGAAAACCCTTTCAGGAAAGACAAGATTTAAAAAATGATCAGGTCCTTTTACAGGCGCAACGGTGGAGGGCATGTTTTCAATCACATTTTATGTAAGATGAAGCCCGCATTGCAGGCATAAAAATTTCTATCCGGGAGATATTCTGACAAAAAATCGAAAAATTGTATCTATTTTATTTATAGTTAATCAGTTTTATTGAGATTTTACTGGATAAAATGTTTTTCTAAACGATTTATTAGTACAATCAGTTCTATTCTCAAGCATTTTACATGCAGTTTGCTAAAAATTTTATTAAGCATTATGATCCGACAGATCCAATTTGATAAAAGAAAAAGAGCCCTGTATCTGGGATCTTTCACTAATTTTATTATGGAATTATATGCTTAAAATACTTTTCCACACGATGACTCTGTTTGGGCATTTATTATCTACGCCGGTTTATATGGTTGGAGACGCTTGTGGTAAAGATCGAGATGAGTATAGAAATCCTCCTCTAAAGGCTTTTTCTATTGAAAGTCAGTTCTTACAAATAGAAAATGCTGATTTCAAAACGCTTCCTAATCAGTCTTTGGGGTATCGACAAACAGATACCATGTTTTTCGCTACTCTCCCAGTTACCGATATGTCTGGATTTCTTGTGTCCGCTCGTTACTTAGGAGCAGAAGTCCTTTGGAAGAGCTCTAAAGATTTGCAAAATACAGATCCACATGCTTTAGGATATTTTGCTTTCCAAGATAAGTCTTTTTATCAGTATGTCTCACTGTCTGCAGGGGCCTATACATTAGCTCTTACTAATTGGCAGTGGTCTGTTCTTTTTTCAGGAATGGTAGATCCTGAAAATATCGAAATGGGATCTGGAGTATACCAGGTCGTTTTATCTTCAAAGTATCATGCTTCGGAAGCATTTGCTGTTGTAATAGGAGTAATTAATGAGGTTGGATTGCATGATAAGCAAGCTTGGCCTTTACTCGGGTTTTCTTATAAGCCAGAAGATAAACTCACTTTAAATTGTATTTATCCGGTGAATTTTTCTGCGGAATATCAATGTACTTCTGTTTGCGATTTAGGAGCGGCTTATCGATTAACTCGGTTTCGTAAAAAATTTCCTAAAAACTCTTTAACTACTTCTGAAGGGATTTTTGAATACTCAGGAAGAGAAATAGAGGGGAGTGTTAAGCTTATTTTTTGGCCGGGGCAGAGTCTGAAAGTATTTGGGGGGTATTCAGTAGGCAATGATATTTCGTTAACTAATCCTCACAATGAGGATGAAAAGATATATAAGTTTGGTTCTTCGCTATTTTTTGGAGGCTCTGCAAATCTACACTTTTAAAAATACGGGATGCTTCTGTTAAGAAGTTGAACCAAGTACTTCATAAAATGTTTTAAAATGTGTTTTGCAAACCTTTTCTAGAACAGGTTGTCCTTTGTCGCGAAGAATCTCTTTTGCTTGCTGTTTAACTTTCCCTGAAGCTCCCTTGAGTAGCCGGACTTGATACTGAGATTCTAGTGTTTGCATAGAAGAGAGAAAAGCATCTCGAGCTAAGATAGAAGCTGCAGCTACTACAACATCTTGTTCTGCACGGTGACGCTGAATTAATTCAATATCTGCTCGTTTTTTTCGGACAGCTTGCAAAAGGACTCTTTCGGAAGAAGCAAATTGATCTGAAATAGCAAAGACGTCCCCAGTAGGTTTAGGAGCCAAATCATCAATAATAGTCGCGTGCGTCCAAGCGAGGAGAGCATTTAGGTTCTGAAAATTAGCGTATAGAGCATTATATTTTTCTGGGAATAAAGTAATGACCTTACAAGTACAAAGCGAGCGGATACTACGAGCTAGAGAGGGGATCTTAGCATCGGAGATAAGTTTAGAATCACAAATGGTTATTTCGTAAAGAGATTCTATAGATTTTATAGAAGGAGCATAGACTCCAGCTGTACAAAGGGGGCCAAAGAAATCTCCTTTTCCAGATTCGTCCACGCCTATGCGTGGACGTAAATCCTGTTGCACATTTTGTATAGAAAAGGAGTGTAAAATTTCGGGTTCAAGGAAAAATTCAACAAATTCTTGAGTTCCCTTTCCTTGTACCACTATTTTCCCAGATTGATATACAGTGCAGCTTACGGTAGAAGATCTTCCTTGAAAAACAGTATGAGGAGGGATAGAAATCACAAACCCTTTTTTCTCTAACTGTTCCCTAAGAGTTGTGAATAGAGAAGGAGAAAGTTGCGAGACGAAAGGGGTGGGCATAATCATCCTAAAAAAATTATCTTTTCAAGAAAGAAACCACAATTAAGGATTTCTCTCCCCATTCTATCACCCTTAAATCTTTATGATCGAAAAATTTTTCTAAGAAAAACACAACCTTAAGTGTAACTCTTGAGAAAAAGTCTCGGAAACTTTGATACTACAAAAGAGGAAATCTAAGAGACTTATTCATTTCAGTAGCAAGAGTCTTTTTCCTTTTTATGGGTGCTAACAAGAGGAATTATATGAGCGAACATGTCCATAAAGAGTTATTGCATTTGGGAGGAGTTTTCCGTTCGCAAAGAGAAGAAAAAGCTATTTCTCTAAAAGATGTTGAAGCTGCAACATCTATTCGCCTGTCTGCATTGGAAGCGATAGAAGCTGGACATTTAGGAAAATTAATTTCTCCTGTGTATGCCCAAGGATTTATGAAAAAATACGCAGATTTTTTAGGGTTAGATGGGGATAAATTACTTAAAGAGCATCCCTATGTACTGAAAATCTTTCAGGAATTTTCTGATCAGAATGTAGACATGTTGCTTGATTTAGAATCCATGGAGGGGAGAAACTCTCCGGAAAAAGCTATTCGGAGTTGGTTAAACTTGGGTTGGGCAGGCGCGTTTGTTTTAGGAGTAGCTTGTATCTGGTGGTTGGGGACTTTGCTACATTTTTTCTAATTGGAATAGGGTTGGGTTTTACGCAATAATTTTCGAAATCTTTGTGTCAGGGGTTCCCCATGCAAAAGCGAAGCTTCCAACTCATTATTAGTGAAAATTTTTCTGGAGCCAGTTCTCTTAAAATGGCTGCGAGTTTTTCTAGATAGCCCAAATAAGTCTACAACCGCAGGGAAACTGTTTGGTATGGTTAAAAGCTCTTCTTCTGAAGCAAAAAAATGCAAAGAGTAGGGAGAAAGGCTGTTTTCAGAAACGAAATCGGAAGTTCCTATAATCGCCAAGGAAAGAGAGGCGTCGGCGTAAAATTCTGCAAATTCTGTTAAGAATGTTTGGGAAGTTTTTAACGATGCTCCTTTTACAATCAGCAAAATATGACTAAAAGCGTAGCAACGTTTGAATTTATGACGAAGTTTTCGTTTCCACCGTTTGTGTAGCCACAACCATTGTTCTGGTTTACATGCGATTCCTTTTTCAAGAAATCGCATGAGCTTGTCCATTAATTGCTCTGTAGATTCTCGTATAGAAAGTTCTGTATTTGCATAAAACGCTTTGCTTGGCACTACAAGATAGTTCCCATTCGGTTGGCGGTAAATAGCTACGGCAATAACAGGTTTTCTCGTTTTGTAAGCTAGTAACGCTGGAGAAGTCGTAGTAAATGCTTGCGATCCGAATAAGGGATAGGAATACTGCGAAGAGAGTAATACTTGATCTCCAACAATTCCTACAACTTCTCCTTTATGGAGAGCTCGCAATGCCTGGTTTATTGCATTTTGGGGAGGGACAATTTTCCCTTGGAAAGACTCTCTTAAGGAAATAATTTTTCTATTGAGTCGAGGATTTTTTACAGGTTTAGCAAAAGCTAAACCTGGGTATCTCTTAGTGATATAAAGGAAAGGTAGTTCCCAATTCGCTTGATGGCCACAGAATAAGATGGCTCCTTCTTGTTGATCTAACCGAGAAAAAAAGTTATTAAGTTCCTGCTGTGAGGAAACCTCTTCTGGAAAGAAACCTTCAGGAGCGTCTTCTGAAGAGGCGATAGTAATAATTTCATCAATATGTTTGGCGAATTTATCTACAGTTGCAAGCTCTATAAATGTAATAATCACTTGCTGTACAGACTTCAAGGCAATTTGATAACGTTCGGTAAAGCTTTTTTCTGGAAATGCAAGAGCTAAATTAGTAAGAGCAGTTTTTCTGAAGTCCGAAATAACATAAAAGATGGTTGTCCCTAAGCCCTTGCCAAAGAGTTGTAAAGAAGATCGTGGGAGCAGGCGAAGAATGGTTAGGATTCCAAGACCTAAACCATAAACGAGATGATCAACGAGAACTTTTCCTCCCGAACGTAACATTTTAAAGAGCATAGTATGTATTCCGTAGGGCCGATGTTGCTAGTGGTCATAAAACGAAGCTTTTTTTATTAGAAAAGGAGTTGGCTTCTTCGTATAAACCGCTATTTTAGTTTAAAAACACGTATCATAGCATCAGGCAGATTTTTTATTTAAAGAGGAAGAAGCGACTTGAATAATAACCTTATTTCCTGATGTTCGCGCTGTCAAAGCTAAAGGCTCTCCATTTTGGTCAAATAGTGTAAGTTTACGCAAGTATTCTCTAAAGCGATGTCGAATTCCTGCTTCATCCAGGAGCATATGTTTAGTAATTTCGCGTTCTTGAGCAAGGACTGCTTGAACAAAGGCATCTTCTAAGGTTTTTTCGTCTAAAAATTCTACAGCCCAATGGATGAAGCGTTCTTTCTGAGATTTTATGGAAGGTTCCATAATGATGGTGAGAGCAATATTATTCTTTACAACATTCAGAAATAGATGGCTGACATCTTTTACATAGAGAGGAAGGTCTAATTGGTAAATTCCATGATTCAGGACCAGTGGAGGATTCTGCTCAAGATAATAATTTTGAGGATTTATAAATAGACTGTCCTCTACAGGGAAAAACAAAAGAACAGGAAGATTGATATTGAGGGGGATGAACTCTTGTTTTAAGAAAACAAGCCGTAAAAAATCTGCTCGAGGATCATTTAATTCCACATAGCTGTTATTAAAAGGGATATACACTTTTTTCCAATCTTCAGGAACATGGTATACTATTTCATCAGGATTTCCTTGAGCTAGGCGACTACTGTCTAGTTCTTCAAAAGAAACTGTATTGAGATTGAAGGTAAGATTTAGCCCTTGATCCTTCAAAGAAGAGACGAATTCTTTAGGGCCACTTACCTTTTGTACTAAGTACTTTGGCCAAACATCAAGATATTCATATCCTTTAGGGGCTTTCCCTATAGGCTTTGTAATAGTGACAGCAATATCTTCCGTAACAAGTTGAGTTAGACGAATAAAAATATCTTCAGATGTTAAATTTTTGATATTTTGGCGCAGGCGAATGTCTGTATCTAAACAAACCAAATTATAAGGATCAATAGTTTCTATCCAACTTTCGGTTCGTCCTTTAGCACTAATCACAATCTCTAGGTCGGTGGGGCGAAGTTTTTCAATAACCGACTTATTCCCAGTTATCATCAGTGCTACTTTTTTCTTTAGCAAGCCATCGGGTTGCAAGCCAATGACTGTTTGTTCTGGAGATAGATCAATTACGCGTACTGGAATATTATGAAAGGTCCTTGTCACAGTCATAGACTGATTAGCTAATACCCAGATAATAATGGCAAAACCTAAAGAAACAAGTTTTTGTAACCAATTATGTGAAATCCACGAGACGAAAGGGATCATTTTTTACGCATCCAGGAGATAATAGGGTTTGTTTTTCTTTCATTGCGTGTTAGGATACTTCGTAAGATGGCTTTAAATCTATCTGGCTTCACTCCGCGAGTTAAGACTCCGTCTCGTGCTAAAGAAACTGCTCCGGTCTCTTCTGACACAACGATTATGAGAGCGTCGGTGCGTTGGCTAGCCCCAAGTGCTGCTCGATGGCGAGTCCCCATGGAGCGCGAGAGTTGTGTAGTGTCATGAGCAAGAGGAAGAATCACTCTTGCATAGGAAATAGTTTCTCCTTGCATTAGGACTGCTCCATCATGTAGATGGGAAGACGGCTCAAAGATAGCTTCAAGAAGTTCTTCAGAAAAGACAGCGTTGATTTTCACAGCAGAGAGAGAAAGTAGTTCATTTACAAGATGTTCGTTCTCTAACACAATAAGAGCTCCAATTTGTCGCTCAGACATGCGATAAATGCAGCTTGTCAAATGGTCGATGAATTCGTTCTGCATGTTAACTACAAAATTCCCTCTGCGCAAGCGCACCCTAGATAGTGCAAGACGAATTTCAGGCTGGAAAATAATGAACACCACGATTGCCGCAATATTTACTACACGGAGCATCAAATTACGGATAACTGGGAGATGCAGTTTTTCTGAAAGAACGAACAAACTGAGAAAAGAAAGTAAGCCAAAGACCAGGTCCATGGCCGCTGTTCCCCAGAAAAACTTTAGTAAGTAATTAAGGACAATCCAAATTAAGGCTATCTCCAACAGAGGTGTGGTGTAATACATCATACCTACAAACATTTATTAAGATAACCCTAGCTGTTGAAGTGTTTTCATTATTTCTTAGTAAAATCCTTGAAAATTATCGCGGACGAATCGAGTTCAATGGAGGTCTTAATAATGTCTAAAGGAGAAGACCCTCCCTCAGTTTAGCTGGAAGAGGGTTAATGGCAAAGTATTTTATGGAGAGGACTGATTTAACAACTGATGACAGGGAAACGTGCGTAGTATATATACTACAGAGAATGCAAATAGTTTTTGATTTGGAGAGCCAAATATGAGTGCTGAGATGTTGGCGAGAGTGCAGTTTGCGTTGTTTATTGGATTTCATTACCTCTTCGTTCCTATCAGCTTAGGATTAAGCATGATGATAGTTCTTATGGAAGGGCTCTATCTATTCACAAAAAAGAGTATTTATAATCAGCTAACTTGGTTTTGGATTAAAATTTTCACGCTAACTTTTGTAGTCGGTGTTGTTTCTGGACTTATGCAAATTTTTTCTTTCGGATCAAATTGGTCTCGATTTTCAGAATACACTGGAAATATTTTTGGGATGTTCTTAGGTAGCGAAGGAATGTTTGCTTTCTTCTTGGAATCGGGATTTTTAGGAGTTTTGTTATTTGGCCGTCATAAGGTATCTAAGAAAATGCATTTTTTTGCAGCTTGTATGGTAGCTTTAGGTGCTCATATGAGTGCTTTTTGGATTGTTTGTGCGAATTCTTGGATGCAGACGCCTTCTGGTTATGAAATGGTTATGCGAAATGGAGTCCTGATTCCCCAAATGACTTCTTTTTGGGCGGCTGTACTATCTCCTTCTGCTTTGCAGCGTTTTACACATGTTGTTCTTGGAGCATGGTTATCTGGAATATTTCTTGTTTTATCTGTAAGTGCTCATTATTTGCGTAAAGATCGACATACAGAATTTGCGAAACAAGGGTTAAAGCTTAGTATGTTTTCTGCTTTGCTAGTTTTGGTTTTGCAGCTTTGGTCAGCGGATGTCACTGCTCGAGGAGTTGCTAAGCACCAGCCTGCAAAACTCGCTGCTTTTGAGGGAGTGTTTAAAACACAAGAGCATACACCGATTTATCTGCTTGGCATTGTTGACATGAAAAAGGAGCGAGTAATTGGCATTCCCATTCCTTCCGGATTATCGTTTCTAGTTCATCGAAATGCAAAAACACCTGTTACAGGACTTGATCAGTTCCCTAAAGACGAATGGCCAAATGTATCTTTCGTCTTTCAAACTTATCATCTGATGGTCATGCTTTGGGGAGCTATGGTTCTTTTATCCCTAATAGCGTTTGCTGTGCATAAGAAAAAAGCTTGGGCTTGCAGAAAAGGAGTTCTATGGATGCTTTCGCTTTCCGTGTTATGTCCAGAGCTATGCAATGAAATTGGCTGGATTTCTACAGAAGTTGGGCGTCAGCCCTGGGTCGTCTATGGTTTATTAAAAACCAAAGATGCAACGTCGCCTATCGTTAATGCAGGACAAATTTGGCAGTCTTTGACTCTATTTTCGATAGTTTTTGTATGTTTATTGAGTGTTTTTATTTCTCTTCTTTTGAAAAAAATAGGAGAGGGACCAGATGATAAAGACCTTGTAGAAGCAGATTGGTGAGGGCTTTCATAATGGAGTTAGCAACGATTCTTCCTGTTATTTGGTATGCCATTCTTTGTATTGCAGTATTTGCTTATGCTTTAGGGGATGGGTTTGATTTGGGATTAAGCACGATCTATTTTCTTTCGAAAGAAGAGAAAGAGCGTCGTTTGTTATTAAATTCGATAGGCCCTGTCTGGGATGGTAATGAAGTTTGGTTTGTGATCATATTTGCAGGGTTATTTGCAGGATTTCCATCTGCTTATGGAACATTGCTTTCTATCTTTTACATGCCTATTTGGACAATGGTCATGTTATACGTGTTTCGAGGCTGTTCTTTAGAGTTCCGAAGTAAGGCTGAGTCTCGTCGTTGGAAGTTTTTCTGGGACATTCTTTTTTCTGCTTCAGGGACGTTTATTAGCTTCTTTCTCGGAACTTTATCTGGAAATTTATTGCTTGGACTGCCAATAGCTCCGGAGACTTCTTACAGTTCTTTGTCTTGGGGACTATTTTTTCGACCTTATTCTGTATTATGCGGGCTATTTGTAGTTGCTGCCTTCGCTTTACATGGGATTAGTTTCGCTTTGACTAAAACAGCAGAAGGGTTTCAATTACGATTGAAAAATCGGTTCTATTATGTTCTATCTGCTTACTTAGTTTTGTATCTTGGTTTACTTATCGCTACAATGCTAGGGAGACCTCATGCTATTGGAGTTTGTTGTCGTTTGGGAATTGGGACGGGTATTCCCGCTTATCCATTATTGATTTTATTGGCTGTAGCAACATTTTCTTGTTGTTATGCAGAAAAGAAAGCTATGGATGTCTCTAAATACGGCAAAGCTTTTGCTTTCTCCTGTATTAATTTGTTATTCCCAATATTAGCTTATAACGTATTGCTTTTCCCTAATTTGCTAGTGTCTTCTGTAGATGGTCGTTACACTATAACGATTTTTAATGCAGCTGTGGACCCTAAGGCTTTACAGCACCTCATTACTATTGTTTTAATCGGTCTTCCCTTTGTCATTGCTTACGCAGTATACGTGTATCGAGTGTTCAGAGGAAAAACAGATTTCCCTTCAATTTATTGAATGGTTGCTACTGTCAGAAATATAGGGCTTGTTAAAAGCTCTATATTTCTGAAGACAGGAAGCAGTGGGGGAAACAGATTTTGTTGAAAATAGTTAAAGCAGTGTCGCTGCTGCTGCTGCGAGTTCAGAACGTTCAGTTCTAGTCATGAACATATGCCCGTATAAAGGCAAGTGGCGAAATTTTCCTACCAGATAGGTAAGGCCATTGGAGTTTTCGTCAAAGTACAAACTATCTATTTGAGTGGGATCTCCTGTTAAAACGATTTTTGTTCCCTTCCCTGCTCGAGAAATGATTGTTTTGACTTCATGAGGGGTGAGGTTTTGCGCTTCATCAATGATCATAAATACCTTAGGTAGGGAGCGTCCCCGAATATAGGTCAGTGCTTCCATCTCTAGTTTTTTGGTTTCCATTAAGCTGTGGAGGGTTTCTGCAAAATCCCCCATATGATTGACATCGAACAGGAATTCCATATTATCATAGATAGGCTGCATCCAGTGCATGAGTTTTTCTTCTTTTATTCCGGGAAGAAATCCAATATCTTTCCCCATAGGAATAATAGGTCTGCTAACCAGCAGCTTATTATATTTGGGGTTTTCGAAAACTTGATACATAGCCGCTGCTAAAGCTAGGATAGTTTTCCCTGATCCAGCTTGTCCCATTAGTGTAACGAGTTTAATGTCATCTCTTAGCAATAGATCTAATGCGCAGCGTTGTTCTATGTTAAGAGGTTTAACTCCCCAAATTTTTTCTGGGGAAGGTTTTAGTGCTATAATTTTTTGATCATTAGGACTAAAACGACCACAAGCGGAATGGGTTTCATCATCTCCTGAAAGGAAAAAGTACTCATTGGGAGAAGGTGGGGAGGAGAGATCGGAGGGGAGGGCTATCGCTCCGTCCTTATAAAAGTATTCGATCTTGCTATTAGATACTTTGAGTTTTCTGTGGCCACGATAAAGGGAGCGAAACGATACGCATTTGTTTTCGTAATCTTTGGATTCAATACCCAAAGCCTCTGCATGGACTCGTCGTCCAAGACTTTTAGTTACAAAAACAACAGGTTCTCTTTGAGAAATGATTTGAAGTAATTCTAGAGTGAGGTGTTTTTTTTGCTTCTCACTGTTTGAAAGATTTGCAAGAGGAGAAACTTCTATACATAACTCGCTACCATTTTTTAATAAAATCTGCCCAGTAGTGGGTTTTTCTGATTGTTCCAGTAGCAAACGAATATGACTTAATGCTCGAGAAGCATTTTTCCCCGATTCATCACGGAATTTAGCGCAAGATTCTAGCTCTTCAATTACCGTGAAAGGAACGATAATGCGAGTATTGGAAAAAGAGGAGAGAGCCTCAGGGTCATAAATAAAAACGCTAGTGTCGATAACGGAGGTTTTTTTCATTACAAGTTCCTAATTCACTCGATGGTAAGAGGTAAACTACTTCGATGTGTATCATATTAATAAAAATTAAAACATGTCTTTATTAGATAGGGAAAACAAGATTGGTTTTTAGCAATCAGGTCGCATGTCTGCTAATCTGTTTGTCAAAAATATCCCACCTTAACTACAATGCCGAGGAAAGCGAGTCCTTCTGTTGGAGGTTGTTATGAAAGTCAAAATTAATGATCAGTTAATTTGTATCCCCCCATATATTTCTGCTCAATGGAGTCAAATAGCTTTCATAGAGTCCTATGATGGGGGCACAGAAGGTTGTGCTACCTTAAAACTTCATCTGGTGGATGGAGAGACTGTTTCTATACCGAATCTTGACCAAAATATTATCAATGAAGCGTTTCAAGAGCATTTGCTCTATTTAGAATCGCTAGCTCCTCAGAAAGGTAGAGAGGAGGACAAAATTGGTTCGCTATTAGGAGCTATCCAACAGGTTACTAAAGGATGTGAAGTACAAATTTTCCCTCAAAAAGGTTTGGTATCTATGCTTTTAGGAGGGTCGGGTCCTATCGATATGTTGTTGCAACATTCTCCGGAACATAAAGATCACCCTGATCTTCCAATCGATCTTTTGGAGAAGTTAGCGCAGATGATGCGTTCTTTGTCTATAGGATCTACATCTATTTTGGCTAAACCTGAGCCTCATTGTAATTGTTTACATTGTCAGATCGGCCGGATTGCGGTAGAGGAAGAGGATATTGAGGTTTCAGAAGAAGATTTAACTTTCCGCTCGTGGGATATCTCTCAGTATGGAGAGAAAATGTATACCGTTACGGATCCTTTGAATCCAGAAGAGCAGTTCAATGTGTACTTAGGGACTCCAATTGGGTGTACATGCGGGCAGCCATATTGCGAGCATGTGAAAGCAGTTCTTTATACGTAATGGTTTTGTGGGAGGGAAATAAAGGTCAAATCGTCTCGGTTGACTTTTTCCTTTAAGTCAATAATAATCTCCCTCTCTAGGGGTCTCGTCTTCTAGGGCTGCGGATGCCTATGTAGAGGCCTGGTTTTTAGCAAATTGCAGGAGTTTTTGCGTGCGAACGTTGTCTATTTCTATGCTCATTCTTGCCCTTTCTTGTGGGGAAAACACCTGCTTATGTGCTGCGGATTCCCCCAAAGCGAAAGTTGATGCTTCCATCGGTAATGGGGCAAGTTTTTCTCCATTTACAGGAGAAATCAAAGGAAATCGTGTGCGTCTACGTCTGGCT
Proteins encoded:
- a CDS encoding IncV family inclusion membrane protein, encoding MAPITPTTSPQVKGLLSRFLTAPDRHPKLRYVYDISLIAISILCIVSIILWTQGSGLALFAIAPALAIGALGVTLLVSDLAESPKSKEVADTVAAVSLPFILTGTAAGLMFSAIAVGGGAVILANPLFLMGSMTLGFALMSLHKVTYQYLSNRSQWQKQNKIKQIESAAWENKLPKESKESSLQTSVRYSSLARKDKTRRNKPGMPNKGSQVPASIANTERSLRSEEVLHSQSLLRQKELFPNTSNIKKELPNTKSILHTPLNRRSPSGSDSDDVYYTPRAGLSSAETSALGDISGISSSSTSSKTSTPKAKRRVVRSSRSERNARHHRNKEDHRQNQEESSDDEDSSPLPSPRRKKYRSRPK
- a CDS encoding DUF5422 family protein, which produces MPSTVAPVKGPDHFLNLVFPERVFASYMSPLAQKHPKAALYIASLAGFIFGLLKLITFPVLCAAGLFVFPIKGIISSLCHRRLDACSGYMLATFLSLFSLALIIVGIVSCVAWAPEFIFPIISIGMALATTETCFQIYTHLFPALEHKPSSPLKIENTTTKLSRSSSAPDLSCPSLSTQPTSPNQSLSAYKKY
- the rnhC gene encoding ribonuclease HIII, translated to MPTPFVSQLSPSLFTTLREQLEKKGFVISIPPHTVFQGRSSTVSCTVYQSGKIVVQGKGTQEFVEFFLEPEILHSFSIQNVQQDLRPRIGVDESGKGDFFGPLCTAGVYAPSIKSIESLYEITICDSKLISDAKIPSLARSIRSLCTCKVITLFPEKYNALYANFQNLNALLAWTHATIIDDLAPKPTGDVFAISDQFASSERVLLQAVRKKRADIELIQRHRAEQDVVVAAASILARDAFLSSMQTLESQYQVRLLKGASGKVKQQAKEILRDKGQPVLEKVCKTHFKTFYEVLGSTS
- a CDS encoding helix-turn-helix domain-containing protein; this translates as MSEHVHKELLHLGGVFRSQREEKAISLKDVEAATSIRLSALEAIEAGHLGKLISPVYAQGFMKKYADFLGLDGDKLLKEHPYVLKIFQEFSDQNVDMLLDLESMEGRNSPEKAIRSWLNLGWAGAFVLGVACIWWLGTLLHFF
- a CDS encoding lipid A biosynthesis lauroyl acyltransferase; the encoded protein is MLFKMLRSGGKVLVDHLVYGLGLGILTILRLLPRSSLQLFGKGLGTTIFYVISDFRKTALTNLALAFPEKSFTERYQIALKSVQQVIITFIELATVDKFAKHIDEIITIASSEDAPEGFFPEEVSSQQELNNFFSRLDQQEGAILFCGHQANWELPFLYITKRYPGLAFAKPVKNPRLNRKIISLRESFQGKIVPPQNAINQALRALHKGEVVGIVGDQVLLSSQYSYPLFGSQAFTTTSPALLAYKTRKPVIAVAIYRQPNGNYLVVPSKAFYANTELSIRESTEQLMDKLMRFLEKGIACKPEQWLWLHKRWKRKLRHKFKRCYAFSHILLIVKGASLKTSQTFLTEFAEFYADASLSLAIIGTSDFVSENSLSPYSLHFFASEEELLTIPNSFPAVVDLFGLSRKTRSHFKRTGSRKIFTNNELEASLLHGEPLTQRFRKLLRKTQPYSN
- the cdaA gene encoding diadenylate cyclase CdaA, which gives rise to MFVGMMYYTTPLLEIALIWIVLNYLLKFFWGTAAMDLVFGLLSFLSLFVLSEKLHLPVIRNLMLRVVNIAAIVVFIIFQPEIRLALSRVRLRRGNFVVNMQNEFIDHLTSCIYRMSERQIGALIVLENEHLVNELLSLSAVKINAVFSEELLEAIFEPSSHLHDGAVLMQGETISYARVILPLAHDTTQLSRSMGTRHRAALGASQRTDALIIVVSEETGAVSLARDGVLTRGVKPDRFKAILRSILTRNERKTNPIISWMRKK